The Geminocystis sp. NIES-3708 genomic sequence TCTAAAAACAAATTAAGATTGAGAAGGTAACTCAAAAGTAGCATTAGTGACTTGTCCTGATTTACCTAATATCTTCGGGTTTTCATCATTAACGGTAACAATTAAACCTCCAGCATTACCAGCACGAATAGTAACTTTTTGTTTTCCACTCCATTCTTTTTCTAATCCTTTAGTGAGAATACCTTCAAAAATTGGTTTTTCATCAACAATAATTTTTACCCAAGAATCTTCTTTTACTGTTATTTTGACAATTAATTCTGTGGGAATGGGTGTTTTTTCTTCTTTTTTCTCCACAATTGGTGTTGCTTTTGGAGAAGTATTCACAGATGGATTATTTGTCGATGGAATGTTAGTTTCAATTATTTGTTTTTGAGGTACTTTTATTTGGGTAAATTGAGCAGATTCTAAAATATTACTTAAACTTCTAATGGAAAAAAAGAGTATTAAAAAGTAAAAGAAATATAAATGTTGAGGTTTA encodes the following:
- a CDS encoding RodZ domain-containing protein — its product is MKFLNKNTEKITDYNSIRQEQLQLISIQLKQARIEKNLDKDIISNQLHIPITIINALESANLQALPEPVFIKQLIKKYANFLKLNGEDISNQFSTQLNPKVYNKKSSFESFNFKLNLNFKPQHLYFFYFLILFFSIRSLSNILESAQFTQIKVPQKQIIETNIPSTNNPSVNTSPKATPIVEKKEEKTPIPTELIVKITVKEDSWVKIIVDEKPIFEGILTKGLEKEWSGKQKVTIRAGNAGGLIVTVNDENPKILGKSGQVTNATFELPSQS